One window from the genome of Anser cygnoides isolate HZ-2024a breed goose chromosome 8, Taihu_goose_T2T_genome, whole genome shotgun sequence encodes:
- the RPAP2 gene encoding putative RNA polymerase II subunit B1 CTD phosphatase RPAP2 gives MAARRPQGSAKGKPGRRRAGNKHSAALENEDVTQRKAALEAATRKKIEFEKKALHIVEQLLEENITEEFLLNSGKSITPSHYKDIVDERSIIKLCGYPICQNKLENVPKQKYRISTKTNRVYDITERKCFCSNFCYRASKYFEAQISKSPVWMREEEIPPDIELLKEGQSGESGEEVKLRDEAIKASDIENPRLSSNPCESTSHDTASDSSSDTEQEFVSSVLPGSQSSSANLAQQLHRNSILKKKHTQKAYSSPKAEDLDVVEATEQLSNCKFDVQDEMHACSVQNNVTATPSKNTTPGTSNASENYENTYSGSQIVFLGVSKKGAERLTRILANSKQYKKTELQDPVNSLAAKGSLLEVLKQTLTEWRTEETLKFLYGPNYTSLCSSECKSSANQESEELDEDDLDAADDLDTVAAGESENSLNYSLPYTGSGGVAKPVPSYKKLKEETEFLELRVKEFYKGKCILAEEAVTHAQTEELPSKDKDDEQQDLTFPLVDSNAQMQIRKRIVLEKLRKALPAVLGPLQITLGDVYTELKNLVKTFQLTNRNIIHKMPEWTLIAIVLLSVLSQISPVFKNTQTSPTYTQFLTTLLEELHFKNKDLESLTRIFRKDSLPE, from the exons ATGGCGGCCAGGAGGCCGCAGGGCAGCGCCAAGGGGAAGCCCGGCCGGCGGCGCGCAG GAAATAAACATTCAGCTGCTCTGGAAAATGAAGACGTTACTCAGAG GAAAGCAGCCCTGGAGGCTGCTACTAGAAAGAAGATTGAATTTGAGAAAAAAGCACTGCATATTGTTGAGCAGCTCTTGGAAGAGAACATTACTGAAGAGTTCCTTCTGAATTCT GGAAAAAGTATTACTCCATCTCACTATAAAGACATTGTTGATGAACGGTCTATCATCAAATTATGTGGTTATCCTATATGtcaaaataaactggaaaat GTGCCAAAACAGAAGTACAGAATTTCAACAAAAACTAACAGAGTTTATGATATTACTGAAAGAAAG TGCTTCTGCAGCAACTTCTGCTACAGAGCAtctaaatattttgaagctCAAATTTCCAAAAGTCCAGTATGGATGCGAGAAGAAGAAAT ACCACCAGACATAGAGCTGCTGAAGGAGGGGCAGAG TGGtgagtctggagaagaggtgAAACTACGTGATGAAGCAATTAAAGCTTCTGACATTGAAAATCCTAGGCTATCTTCAAATCCATGTGAATCTACTTCTCATGACACAGCCAGTGACAGCAGTAGTGATACCGAACAagaatttgtttcttctgttctaCCAGGAAGTCAGTCAAGTTCAGCTAATCTTGCACAGCAATTGCACAGAAACAGCATCCTCAAAAAGAAACATACTCAGAAAGCCTATTCCAGCCCTAAAGCTGAAGACTTGGATGTGGTAGAAGCCACTGAACAACTATCTAATTGTAAATTTGATGTTCAGGATGAAATGCATGCTTGCTCTGTTCAAAATAACGTAACTGCAACACCTTCAAAAAATACTACTCCAGGAACAtcaaatgcttcagaaaactATGAAAACACCTATAGCGGATCACAGATAGTTTTTCTAGGTGTGAGCAAAAAGGGGGCAGAACGTCTTACAAGAATACTAGCTAACtcaaaacaatataaaaaaactGAACTGCAGGATCCAGTTAATTCCTTGGCCGCCAAAGGCAGTTTATTAGAAGTCCTTAAGCAAACACTTACTGAATGGAGAACTGAGGaaactttaaaatttctctATGGTCCAAACTACACTTCTTTATGCTCATCAGAATGCAAATCATCTGCCAACCAAGAAAGTGAAGAACTTGATGAGGATGACTTAGATGCAGCTGATGATCTTGACACTGTTGCAGCAGGGGAGTCTGAAAACAGTTTGAACTATTCCTTACCTTATACAGGCTCAGGTGGAGTAGCTAAGCCTGTGCCTAGTtacaaaaagttaaaagaagaaacagaattcCTAGAACTCCGAGTAAAAGAGTTCTATAAAGGGAAGTGCATCTTGGCTGAAGAGGCAGTGACACATGCACAAACAGAGGAACTTCCAAGCAAAGACAAA GATGATGAACAGCAAGATCTCACGTTCCCACTTGTTGATTCAAATGCACAAATGCAGATTAGAAAGCGAATCGTCCttgaaaaactgagaaaagc ATTACCTGCAGTTTTGGGCCCTCTTCAGATTACTCTAGGAGACGTTTACACAGAGCTAAAAAATCTTGTGAAAACTTTCCA GTTAACGAACAGAAACATTATTCACAAAATGCCTGAATGGACTCTAATTGCTATCGTTCTGTTATCTGT